Proteins encoded in a region of the Synechococcus sp. BIOS-U3-1 genome:
- the eno gene encoding phosphopyruvate hydratase, protein MFDSLDLVIDTIVAREVLDSRGNPTVEAEVLLEGGASGRAIVPSGASTGAHEAHELRDGGDRYMGKGVSQAVNHIEERIAPALCGLSALDQAAVDAAMLELDGSDNKSNLGANAILAVSMANARAAANGLGIPLYRYLGGPMATLLPVPLMNVINGGEHAANSLDFQEFMLVPHGAPSFREALRMGTEVFHTLKGLLKDKGMSTSVGDEGGFAPDLGNVEAGEILVEAIQKAGYRPGDQIALALDVASTEFFENGRYAFDGGSYDSAQMVDQLEQLVEKFPIVSIEDGLAEDDWEGWKLLTERLGSKVQLVGDDLFVTNTKRLQRGIDSNTANSILIKVNQIGSLTETLQAIDLAGRSGYTSVISHRSGETEDTTIADLSVATRAGQIKTGSLSRSERVAKYNQLLRIEDELGSQAVYAGAVGQGPRGKS, encoded by the coding sequence GTGTTCGATTCCCTCGACCTCGTCATCGACACCATCGTTGCCCGTGAAGTCCTTGACTCCCGCGGAAATCCAACGGTGGAAGCCGAGGTCTTGCTGGAAGGAGGAGCCAGTGGTCGGGCCATCGTGCCCAGTGGCGCCAGCACCGGAGCCCACGAAGCCCACGAGCTTCGGGACGGCGGCGATCGCTACATGGGCAAGGGCGTCAGCCAAGCCGTGAATCACATTGAGGAGCGTATTGCCCCCGCCCTCTGTGGACTCTCCGCCCTAGACCAGGCAGCCGTGGACGCAGCGATGCTGGAGCTGGATGGCAGTGACAACAAGTCCAACCTCGGCGCTAACGCAATCCTGGCGGTGAGCATGGCGAATGCCCGAGCAGCCGCCAATGGCCTGGGGATCCCGCTTTACCGCTATTTAGGCGGGCCGATGGCAACGCTGTTGCCAGTACCGCTGATGAATGTGATCAACGGTGGTGAGCACGCCGCCAACAGCCTGGATTTCCAGGAATTCATGCTGGTTCCCCACGGCGCTCCAAGTTTCCGGGAAGCGCTACGCATGGGCACCGAAGTTTTCCACACCCTGAAGGGACTGCTCAAGGACAAAGGCATGAGCACCTCAGTTGGAGACGAAGGCGGCTTCGCCCCTGATCTGGGCAACGTGGAAGCAGGCGAGATTCTGGTGGAAGCCATTCAAAAGGCCGGCTACAGGCCTGGTGATCAGATCGCCCTGGCCCTTGATGTTGCCAGCACCGAATTCTTCGAGAATGGTCGTTATGCCTTTGATGGGGGCAGCTACGACAGCGCTCAAATGGTTGACCAACTTGAGCAGTTGGTTGAGAAGTTCCCAATCGTTTCGATCGAGGACGGACTGGCCGAAGATGACTGGGAGGGATGGAAACTGCTGACCGAGCGCCTGGGCAGCAAGGTGCAACTGGTGGGAGATGACCTGTTCGTGACCAACACCAAGCGCCTGCAACGGGGCATCGACAGCAACACCGCCAATTCAATTCTGATCAAGGTGAACCAGATCGGTTCTCTCACCGAAACGCTCCAAGCCATCGACTTGGCCGGTCGTTCGGGGTACACGAGCGTGATCAGCCACCGCAGCGGTGAAACCGAAGACACCACCATCGCCGATCTGTCTGTCGCTACCAGGGCTGGGCAGATCAAAACCGGCTCTCTGAGCCGAAGTGAGCGCGTTGCCAAGTACAACCAGCTGCTGCGCATTGAAGACGAACTGGGCAGTCAGGCTGTCTATGCCGGTGCAGTGGGACAAGGCCCCCGCGGCAAATCCTGA
- a CDS encoding ABC1 kinase family protein, whose protein sequence is MSRWRARPLPWRRGLRALRIWRTVLVLLFLLWWDSRDWTYPGGVSQERRESRQQQRARWLTRELLHLGSAFIKLGQLLSARPDVLPAGWVVELADLQDKVPAFPFDEAQALLEAELGARCAEIIDLDENPLAAASLAQVHRASLRSGRQVVLKIQRPGLESVFRLDLEVMQQVASVLQRHPQWGRGRDWVAIAQECRRVLLRELDFRLEAQHAARFRQQFLDDPRIRVPGVIWELSTRQVLCLDYLPGIKINNRSALLAAGIDPGEVAEIGAASYLQQLVRFGFFHADPHPGNLAVASDGALIYYDFGMMGQLSERLRRRLGSMVRAAASRDASALVEEMQVAGVIAGDVDLGPVRRLVRLMLRDALTPPFSASVIDKLSGDLYELVYGQPFRLPVELIFVMRALSTFEGVGRSLDPGFTLVGIAKPYLLPLMTSSGSGSNDLFNELGRQVGALSSRAVGIPRRLDESLERLEQGDLQLQIRMGESDRQFRRMVNAQNSIGQSVLLGGLALAAAILGASVRPLWALLPLGAAVPVGMGWLKLQVKLRKDARMEALSSSQR, encoded by the coding sequence TTGAGTCGTTGGCGTGCGCGCCCTCTGCCTTGGCGCAGGGGGCTGAGGGCACTGCGCATCTGGCGCACTGTCTTGGTGTTGCTGTTCCTGCTCTGGTGGGATAGCCGTGACTGGACTTACCCCGGTGGTGTTTCGCAGGAGCGTCGTGAAAGCCGTCAGCAGCAGCGTGCCCGCTGGCTGACCCGGGAACTACTCCATCTCGGTTCGGCGTTCATCAAACTCGGCCAATTGCTCTCGGCGCGTCCTGATGTGCTGCCGGCGGGCTGGGTCGTTGAACTGGCGGATCTGCAGGACAAAGTTCCGGCTTTCCCGTTTGATGAGGCCCAGGCTCTCTTGGAAGCTGAGTTGGGTGCTCGCTGTGCAGAGATCATTGATCTTGATGAGAATCCGCTTGCGGCTGCCTCATTGGCCCAGGTGCATCGCGCCAGCTTGCGCAGTGGCCGTCAGGTGGTGCTCAAAATTCAACGTCCCGGTCTGGAGTCGGTGTTCCGGCTTGATCTTGAGGTCATGCAACAGGTGGCCTCTGTGCTGCAGCGTCATCCTCAATGGGGGCGAGGTCGCGATTGGGTCGCCATTGCACAGGAATGCCGTCGTGTGTTGTTGCGCGAGCTGGATTTTCGACTGGAAGCCCAGCACGCTGCTCGTTTTCGTCAGCAATTTCTGGATGACCCCCGCATTCGTGTCCCTGGAGTGATCTGGGAACTGAGTACCCGCCAGGTGCTCTGCCTCGATTATTTGCCGGGGATCAAGATCAACAACCGTTCTGCACTGCTGGCGGCTGGCATCGATCCGGGCGAGGTCGCTGAGATCGGTGCTGCCAGCTATCTGCAGCAGCTCGTACGTTTCGGCTTTTTCCATGCCGACCCCCATCCCGGCAATCTGGCGGTTGCCAGCGATGGTGCGCTGATTTACTACGACTTCGGAATGATGGGCCAGCTTTCCGAGCGTTTGAGACGACGACTTGGTTCGATGGTTCGGGCAGCTGCATCCCGCGATGCATCAGCACTTGTGGAGGAGATGCAGGTGGCTGGAGTGATCGCTGGAGATGTCGATCTCGGGCCTGTGAGGCGTCTGGTTCGCCTGATGCTGCGAGATGCACTCACCCCTCCTTTCAGCGCTTCGGTGATTGACAAATTGTCGGGAGATCTTTACGAGTTGGTTTATGGCCAACCGTTTCGGCTGCCAGTGGAGCTGATCTTCGTGATGCGAGCGTTGTCGACCTTCGAGGGAGTGGGTCGCAGCCTCGATCCCGGCTTTACCCTGGTGGGGATCGCTAAGCCTTATCTGCTGCCTCTCATGACTTCCAGTGGATCCGGTTCCAATGATCTTTTCAATGAGCTCGGCCGACAGGTGGGTGCCCTGAGTTCTCGGGCTGTGGGGATTCCCCGTCGCTTGGATGAAAGTCTCGAGCGCCTCGAGCAAGGGGATCTGCAGCTACAGATCCGCATGGGTGAATCGGATCGTCAGTTCCGCCGCATGGTCAATGCTCAGAATTCCATTGGTCAGTCGGTGCTGCTCGGAGGCCTGGCCCTAGCGGCTGCGATCCTCGGTGCCAGCGTGCGTCCTCTTTGGGCTCTATTGCCTCTTGGTGCGGCTGTTCCGGTCGGGATGGGTTGGCTCAAACTCCAGGTGAAACTTCGCAAGGATGCCCGGATGGAAGCTTTGTCTTCATCACAACGCTAA